In the Mytilus trossulus isolate FHL-02 chromosome 1, PNRI_Mtr1.1.1.hap1, whole genome shotgun sequence genome, one interval contains:
- the LOC134723402 gene encoding SLIT-ROBO Rho GTPase-activating protein 3-like isoform X6 — translation MASVKRRLNIRNQLNEQLRCLENRLEIQVAMVQEIQEFFRRKAEVELEYSRNLEKLVKSTKLRHRQEKQKREHWSLFSTFTCWQQLLDITKKESRDHGSYGDVCNNQLAHRLGDIIDNSRRIFNRCKNVGDESHEEIMKALTELQSAMKTYHAYQSDSKSAEAKLKTVETQKAKLEQQLAGKNATSNRKLKSFNRQTEKRETKYMDNKKKALKARNDYLLGIESANASINRYFADDCSDLMDCMDFGYHNSVRCSMLVYQSCHKNLAKGHNNACEVVNKCVGDLDAQSDKQRFIELYNSAFMLPKKFEFQPYRGDEVQQVSAQKSVQDDILQRYHAIGDRLRDLRLENDEVWKTLEETEKSLNDKINIKDYDVSTFFLEENHPPKSPHEAAKRRGDRIELEGFYLEKFHRYTLSCNQIARLQAKYSAIQKALGDNLSTNSGSRPPSLPPKPKKRRIGRSQMVGQPKLFGGSLEEYIEATSMDIPLVIRSCVRAINLYGMHHQGIFRISGAQVEINEFKAEFEKGDDPLVDVDPSDINSVAGVLKLYFRELREPLFPLRLFEELICCSQLQEQQRIEKIKELLATLPRCIIIVMRYLFSFLNHLSEYSDENMMDAYNLAICFGPTLLPIPPDRDQVSFQSNVHEVVKTMIVHQEDLFSGDDTGGMMYEKCILEDRDVADDTEGEQSSIHSDEEDEDDDSEIFEAISLYDFDGRTDRELSFKKGRSLLLYNKVSQDWWEGVCEGKEGLIPDKYIHIKHLYGSSSPCLIRPEDKRSLLDEDKMSMSSSTIRSTKSEDSKSMERSQSVPTPKESSPSIASVSSSSSSQTSKSVESKDTSSSSDSVSFSVDVPSPAPAPATTPDDKIESSVQTTETVNTVSLCNSDTTVLEDKKATEKTIAVEKITEELTADIDNALAEVVSGLHMLEMQQINDKRLSLPNVKVNKQSAKHTPDLVLDLPEGSNSSPSGDGSEPDSPTSTADTFAKSNQGTLKKANSMPRTLTGDRFYTPSGQDVLLETSFMSQQPLLSTFHVKSQQGRKSAPESPRPTTESIMSMSVSSISSISSSAVPVPPVSLPTSYSPSTAHTTHQATPPPVAEKPKLPPKVKPPVMKKPNPADPHRKFSLPTSMTPNPDDSQPQS, via the exons atatACGCAATCAACTCAACGAACAATTAAGATGTCTCGAGAATCGTCTAGAAATTCAGGTGGCCATGGTACAGGAAATTCAGGAATTTTTCCGACGGAAAGCAGAAGTGGAACTGGAATATTCAAGAAATTTGGAAAAATTAGTGAAAAGTACAAAGTTACGACATcgacaagaaaaacaaaa ACGTGAACATTGGTCCCTGTTCTCCACATTTACATGCTGGCAGCAGCTGTTAGATATTACCAAGAAAGAAAGCCGAGATCATGGTTCCTATGGAGATGTTTGCAATAACCAGTTAGCTCATAGGCTAGGTGACATCATAGACAATTCCAGGAGAATTTTTAATAGA TGTAAAAATGTTGGTGATGAAAGCCATGAAGAAATAATGAAGGCATTAACAGAGTTACAAAGT GCTATGAAAACATATCATGCCTACCAATCAGATAGTAAGTCAGCAGAAGCCAAACTTAAAACTGTAGAAACACAGAAGGCAAAGTTAGAACAACAATTAGCTGGCAAGAACGCTACCAGTAATAGGAAACTTAAGTCATTtaacagacagacagaaaaG aGAGAAACCAAATATATGGATAATAAGAAAAAAGCTTTAAAGGCTAGGAATGATTATTTGTTAGGTATTGAAAGTGCTAATGCGTCCATCAACAGATATTTTGCAGATGATTGCTCTGACCTTATGGAT tgTATGGACTTTGGATACCATAATTCTGTTCGATGTTCAATGTTGGTATATCAGTCATGTCATAAAAATTTAGCCAAGGGACATAACAATGCTTGTGAGGTGGTCAATAAGTGTGTGGGTGACTTAGACGCACAATCTGATAAACAAAGATTTATAGAACTTTACAACTCTGCTTTCATGCTTccaaaaaagtttgaatttcaaccataTCGTGGAGATGAG GTTCAACAAGTTAGTGCTCAGAAATCAGTTCAGGATGATATATTACAACGATACCATGCAATTGGTGATAGGTTACGAGATTTACGTCTGGAAAATGATGAG GTTTGGAAAACTTTGGAAGAGACTGAGAAGTCATTGAATGATAAAATCAACATTAAAGACTATGATGTCTCAACTTTCTTCCTGGAGGAAAACCATCCTCCAAAGTCTCCACATGAAGCTGCCAAAAGAAGGGGGGATAGAATAGAATTAGAGGGGTTTTATTTAGAA aaatttcataGATATACATTAAGTTGCAATCAAATTGCTAGATTACAGGCCAAGTACAGTGCAATACAGAAAGCTCTCGGTGATAACTTGTCTACTAACTCTGG TAGTCGACCACCTTCACTACCCCCTAAGCCAAAAAAGAGAAGAATTGGTCGATCACAGATGGTAGGACAGCCAAAACTATTTGGTGGAAGTCTGGAAGAATATATAGAG GCTACCAGTATGGATATTCCTCTTGTTATTAGAAGTTGTGTTCGGGCAATTAATCTTTATG ggATGCATCATCAAGGCATTTTCCGTATATCTGGTGCTCAAGTAGAAATTAATGAATTTAAAGCGGAATTTGAAAAAG GAGATGATCCTTTGGTAGATGTAGACCCCAGTGACATTAACTCTGTGGCTGGTGTACTCAAGTTATACTTCAGAGAATTACGAGAACCTTTATTTCCTTTACGCCTCTTTGAGGAACTCATATGTTGTAGTC AATTACAAGAACAACAAAGGATAGAAAAGATAAAGGAATTACTAGCTACTCTACCTAGATGTATTATAATTGTTATgagatatttgttttcattcctCAATCA TTTATCAGAATACTCAGATGAAAACATGATGGATGCCTATAACTTGGCTATATGTTTTGGACCAACTCTGTTACCCATCCCACCAGACAGGGACCAGGTGTCATTTCAAAGTAATGTCCATGAAGTTGTAAAGACTATGATAGTCCACCAAGAAGATCTATTCTCTGGTGATGATACTGGGGGAATGATGTATGAGAAATGTATTCTGGAAGACAG gGATGTAGCAGATGATACAGAGGGAGAACAGTCATCTATACATAGTGATGAGGAGGACGAAGATGATG attCAGAGATCTTTGAAGCCATATCATTATATGATTTTGATGGACGTACAGATAGAGAATTGTCATTTAAGAAAGGACGAtctttacttttatataataaagtgtCTCAAGATTGGTGGGAAGGTGTATGTGAGGGGAAAGAAGGTCTCATAcctgataaatatatacatataaaacattt ATATGGATCATCATCTCCATGTTTAATAAG aCCAGAAGACAAAAGATCCTTATTAGATGAAGATAAAATGAGCATGTCTTCTAGTACGATAAGAAGTACTAAATCTGAGGACTCCAAATCAATGGAGAGATCACAAAGTGTTCCTACACCTAAAGAAAGTAGTCCTTCAATAGCTTCTGTTTCATCAAGTTCTTCATCACAAACTTCTAAGTCTGTAGAATCAAAAGATACTTCTTCATCAAGTGATTCAGTGTCATTCTCTGTTGATGTCCCGTCTCCAGCGCCGGCTCCAGCTACGACCCCTGACGACAAGATAGAATCAAGTGTTCAAACCACAGAGACTGTCAACACAGTTTCATTATGTAATAGTGACACAACTGTGCTGGAAGATAAAAAAGCAACGGAAAAAACTATTGCAgtagaaaaaataacagaagAATTGACCGCTGATATAGACAATGCTTTGGCTGAAGTCGTTTCTGGATTACATATGCTGGAGATGCAACAGATTAATGATAAAAGACTGAGTCTACCAAACGTTAAAGTTAACAAACAATCTGCAAAACATACACCTGACTTAGTGCTAGATCTCCCTGAGGGATCAAACTCCTCACCATCTGGTGATGGTAGTGAACCAGACAGTCCTACGAGTACTGCTGATacttttgcaaaatcaaatcaaGGAACTCTAAAGAAGGCTAATTCAATGCCAAGGACTTTAACTGGAGACAGGTTTTATACACCGTCGGGACAAGATGTGTTGCTAGAAACAAGTTTTATGTCTCAGCAACCATTGTTATCCACGTTCCATGTCAAATCTCAACAGGGACGTAAAAGTGCTCCAGAATCGCCAAGACCTACTACTGAATCAATCATGTCAATGAGTGTTTCATCGATATCATCGATATCATCTTCAGCAGTACCAGTTCCCCCTGTATCCCTTCCTACATCTTACTCACCATCTACTGCTCATACAACTCATCAGGCAACTCCACCTCCAGTGGCTGAAAAGCCTAAACTACCACCGAAAGTCAAACCACCTGTCATGAAGAAACCAAATCCAGCAGATCCGCATAGAAAATTTTCACTTCCCACTTCAATGACACCGAACCCTGATGATTCTCAACCTCAGTCATAG
- the LOC134723402 gene encoding SLIT-ROBO Rho GTPase-activating protein 3-like isoform X1, with protein MTSPGDPKNFYLTRSTSLRRSKRKSTGFYGHIRNQLNEQLRCLENRLEIQVAMVQEIQEFFRRKAEVELEYSRNLEKLVKSTKLRHRQEKQKREHWSLFSTFTCWQQLLDITKKESRDHGSYGDVCNNQLAHRLGDIIDNSRRIFNRCKNVGDESHEEIMKALTELQSAMKTYHAYQSDSKSAEAKLKTVETQKAKLEQQLAGKNATSNRKLKSFNRQTEKRETKYMDNKKKALKARNDYLLGIESANASINRYFADDCSDLMDCMDFGYHNSVRCSMLVYQSCHKNLAKGHNNACEVVNKCVGDLDAQSDKQRFIELYNSAFMLPKKFEFQPYRGDEVQQVSAQKSVQDDILQRYHAIGDRLRDLRLENDEVWKTLEETEKSLNDKINIKDYDVSTFFLEENHPPKSPHEAAKRRGDRIELEGFYLEKFHRYTLSCNQIARLQAKYSAIQKALGDNLSTNSGSRPPSLPPKPKKRRIGRSQMVGQPKLFGGSLEEYIEATSMDIPLVIRSCVRAINLYGMHHQGIFRISGAQVEINEFKAEFEKGDDPLVDVDPSDINSVAGVLKLYFRELREPLFPLRLFEELICCSQLQEQQRIEKIKELLATLPRCIIIVMRYLFSFLNHLSEYSDENMMDAYNLAICFGPTLLPIPPDRDQVSFQSNVHEVVKTMIVHQEDLFSGDDTGGMMYEKCILEDRDVADDTEGEQSSIHSDEEDEDDDSEIFEAISLYDFDGRTDRELSFKKGRSLLLYNKVSQDWWEGVCEGKEGLIPDKYIHIKHLYGSSSPCLIRPEDKRSLLDEDKMSMSSSTIRSTKSEDSKSMERSQSVPTPKESSPSIASVSSSSSSQTSKSVESKDTSSSSDSVSFSVDVPSPAPAPATTPDDKIESSVQTTETVNTVSLCNSDTTVLEDKKATEKTIAVEKITEELTADIDNALAEVVSGLHMLEMQQINDKRLSLPNVKVNKQSAKHTPDLVLDLPEGSNSSPSGDGSEPDSPTSTADTFAKSNQGTLKKANSMPRTLTGDRFYTPSGQDVLLETSFMSQQPLLSTFHVKSQQGRKSAPESPRPTTESIMSMSVSSISSISSSAVPVPPVSLPTSYSPSTAHTTHQATPPPVAEKPKLPPKVKPPVMKKPNPADPHRKFSLPTSMTPNPDDSQPQS; from the exons atatACGCAATCAACTCAACGAACAATTAAGATGTCTCGAGAATCGTCTAGAAATTCAGGTGGCCATGGTACAGGAAATTCAGGAATTTTTCCGACGGAAAGCAGAAGTGGAACTGGAATATTCAAGAAATTTGGAAAAATTAGTGAAAAGTACAAAGTTACGACATcgacaagaaaaacaaaa ACGTGAACATTGGTCCCTGTTCTCCACATTTACATGCTGGCAGCAGCTGTTAGATATTACCAAGAAAGAAAGCCGAGATCATGGTTCCTATGGAGATGTTTGCAATAACCAGTTAGCTCATAGGCTAGGTGACATCATAGACAATTCCAGGAGAATTTTTAATAGA TGTAAAAATGTTGGTGATGAAAGCCATGAAGAAATAATGAAGGCATTAACAGAGTTACAAAGT GCTATGAAAACATATCATGCCTACCAATCAGATAGTAAGTCAGCAGAAGCCAAACTTAAAACTGTAGAAACACAGAAGGCAAAGTTAGAACAACAATTAGCTGGCAAGAACGCTACCAGTAATAGGAAACTTAAGTCATTtaacagacagacagaaaaG aGAGAAACCAAATATATGGATAATAAGAAAAAAGCTTTAAAGGCTAGGAATGATTATTTGTTAGGTATTGAAAGTGCTAATGCGTCCATCAACAGATATTTTGCAGATGATTGCTCTGACCTTATGGAT tgTATGGACTTTGGATACCATAATTCTGTTCGATGTTCAATGTTGGTATATCAGTCATGTCATAAAAATTTAGCCAAGGGACATAACAATGCTTGTGAGGTGGTCAATAAGTGTGTGGGTGACTTAGACGCACAATCTGATAAACAAAGATTTATAGAACTTTACAACTCTGCTTTCATGCTTccaaaaaagtttgaatttcaaccataTCGTGGAGATGAG GTTCAACAAGTTAGTGCTCAGAAATCAGTTCAGGATGATATATTACAACGATACCATGCAATTGGTGATAGGTTACGAGATTTACGTCTGGAAAATGATGAG GTTTGGAAAACTTTGGAAGAGACTGAGAAGTCATTGAATGATAAAATCAACATTAAAGACTATGATGTCTCAACTTTCTTCCTGGAGGAAAACCATCCTCCAAAGTCTCCACATGAAGCTGCCAAAAGAAGGGGGGATAGAATAGAATTAGAGGGGTTTTATTTAGAA aaatttcataGATATACATTAAGTTGCAATCAAATTGCTAGATTACAGGCCAAGTACAGTGCAATACAGAAAGCTCTCGGTGATAACTTGTCTACTAACTCTGG TAGTCGACCACCTTCACTACCCCCTAAGCCAAAAAAGAGAAGAATTGGTCGATCACAGATGGTAGGACAGCCAAAACTATTTGGTGGAAGTCTGGAAGAATATATAGAG GCTACCAGTATGGATATTCCTCTTGTTATTAGAAGTTGTGTTCGGGCAATTAATCTTTATG ggATGCATCATCAAGGCATTTTCCGTATATCTGGTGCTCAAGTAGAAATTAATGAATTTAAAGCGGAATTTGAAAAAG GAGATGATCCTTTGGTAGATGTAGACCCCAGTGACATTAACTCTGTGGCTGGTGTACTCAAGTTATACTTCAGAGAATTACGAGAACCTTTATTTCCTTTACGCCTCTTTGAGGAACTCATATGTTGTAGTC AATTACAAGAACAACAAAGGATAGAAAAGATAAAGGAATTACTAGCTACTCTACCTAGATGTATTATAATTGTTATgagatatttgttttcattcctCAATCA TTTATCAGAATACTCAGATGAAAACATGATGGATGCCTATAACTTGGCTATATGTTTTGGACCAACTCTGTTACCCATCCCACCAGACAGGGACCAGGTGTCATTTCAAAGTAATGTCCATGAAGTTGTAAAGACTATGATAGTCCACCAAGAAGATCTATTCTCTGGTGATGATACTGGGGGAATGATGTATGAGAAATGTATTCTGGAAGACAG gGATGTAGCAGATGATACAGAGGGAGAACAGTCATCTATACATAGTGATGAGGAGGACGAAGATGATG attCAGAGATCTTTGAAGCCATATCATTATATGATTTTGATGGACGTACAGATAGAGAATTGTCATTTAAGAAAGGACGAtctttacttttatataataaagtgtCTCAAGATTGGTGGGAAGGTGTATGTGAGGGGAAAGAAGGTCTCATAcctgataaatatatacatataaaacattt ATATGGATCATCATCTCCATGTTTAATAAG aCCAGAAGACAAAAGATCCTTATTAGATGAAGATAAAATGAGCATGTCTTCTAGTACGATAAGAAGTACTAAATCTGAGGACTCCAAATCAATGGAGAGATCACAAAGTGTTCCTACACCTAAAGAAAGTAGTCCTTCAATAGCTTCTGTTTCATCAAGTTCTTCATCACAAACTTCTAAGTCTGTAGAATCAAAAGATACTTCTTCATCAAGTGATTCAGTGTCATTCTCTGTTGATGTCCCGTCTCCAGCGCCGGCTCCAGCTACGACCCCTGACGACAAGATAGAATCAAGTGTTCAAACCACAGAGACTGTCAACACAGTTTCATTATGTAATAGTGACACAACTGTGCTGGAAGATAAAAAAGCAACGGAAAAAACTATTGCAgtagaaaaaataacagaagAATTGACCGCTGATATAGACAATGCTTTGGCTGAAGTCGTTTCTGGATTACATATGCTGGAGATGCAACAGATTAATGATAAAAGACTGAGTCTACCAAACGTTAAAGTTAACAAACAATCTGCAAAACATACACCTGACTTAGTGCTAGATCTCCCTGAGGGATCAAACTCCTCACCATCTGGTGATGGTAGTGAACCAGACAGTCCTACGAGTACTGCTGATacttttgcaaaatcaaatcaaGGAACTCTAAAGAAGGCTAATTCAATGCCAAGGACTTTAACTGGAGACAGGTTTTATACACCGTCGGGACAAGATGTGTTGCTAGAAACAAGTTTTATGTCTCAGCAACCATTGTTATCCACGTTCCATGTCAAATCTCAACAGGGACGTAAAAGTGCTCCAGAATCGCCAAGACCTACTACTGAATCAATCATGTCAATGAGTGTTTCATCGATATCATCGATATCATCTTCAGCAGTACCAGTTCCCCCTGTATCCCTTCCTACATCTTACTCACCATCTACTGCTCATACAACTCATCAGGCAACTCCACCTCCAGTGGCTGAAAAGCCTAAACTACCACCGAAAGTCAAACCACCTGTCATGAAGAAACCAAATCCAGCAGATCCGCATAGAAAATTTTCACTTCCCACTTCAATGACACCGAACCCTGATGATTCTCAACCTCAGTCATAG
- the LOC134723402 gene encoding SLIT-ROBO Rho GTPase-activating protein 3-like isoform X4, with amino-acid sequence MTSPGDPKNFYLTRSTSLRRSKRKSTGFYGHIRNQLNEQLRCLENRLEIQVAMVQEIQEFFRRKAEVELEYSRNLEKLVKSTKLRHRQEKQKREHWSLFSTFTCWQQLLDITKKESRDHGSYGDVCNNQLAHRLGDIIDNSRRIFNRCKNVGDESHEEIMKALTELQSAMKTYHAYQSDSKSAEAKLKTVETQKAKLEQQLAGKNATSNRKLKSFNRQTEKRETKYMDNKKKALKARNDYLLGIESANASINRYFADDCSDLMDCMDFGYHNSVRCSMLVYQSCHKNLAKGHNNACEVVNKCVGDLDAQSDKQRFIELYNSAFMLPKKFEFQPYRGDEVQQVSAQKSVQDDILQRYHAIGDRLRDLRLENDEVWKTLEETEKSLNDKINIKDYDVSTFFLEENHPPKSPHEAAKRRGDRIELEGFYLEKFHRYTLSCNQIARLQAKYSAIQKALGDNLSTNSGSRPPSLPPKPKKRRIGRSQMVGQPKLFGGSLEEYIEATSMDIPLVIRSCVRAINLYGMHHQGIFRISGAQVEINEFKAEFEKGDDPLVDVDPSDINSVAGVLKLYFRELREPLFPLRLFEELICCSQLQEQQRIEKIKELLATLPRCIIIVMRYLFSFLNHLSEYSDENMMDAYNLAICFGPTLLPIPPDRDQVSFQSNVHEVVKTMIVHQEDLFSGDDTGGMMYEKCILEDRDVADDTEGEQSSIHSDEEDEDDDSEIFEAISLYDFDGRTDRELSFKKGRSLLLYNKVSQDWWEGVCEGKEGLIPDKYIHIKHLPEDKRSLLDEDKMSMSSSTIRSTKSEDSKSMERSQSVPTPKESSPSIASVSSSSSSQTSKSVESKDTSSSSDSVSFSVDVPSPAPAPATTPDDKIESSVQTTETVNTVSLCNSDTTVLEDKKATEKTIAVEKITEELTADIDNALAEVVSGLHMLEMQQINDKRLSLPNVKVNKQSAKHTPDLVLDLPEGSNSSPSGDGSEPDSPTSTADTFAKSNQGTLKKANSMPRTLTGDRFYTPSGQDVLLETSFMSQQPLLSTFHVKSQQGRKSAPESPRPTTESIMSMSVSSISSISSSAVPVPPVSLPTSYSPSTAHTTHQATPPPVAEKPKLPPKVKPPVMKKPNPADPHRKFSLPTSMTPNPDDSQPQS; translated from the exons atatACGCAATCAACTCAACGAACAATTAAGATGTCTCGAGAATCGTCTAGAAATTCAGGTGGCCATGGTACAGGAAATTCAGGAATTTTTCCGACGGAAAGCAGAAGTGGAACTGGAATATTCAAGAAATTTGGAAAAATTAGTGAAAAGTACAAAGTTACGACATcgacaagaaaaacaaaa ACGTGAACATTGGTCCCTGTTCTCCACATTTACATGCTGGCAGCAGCTGTTAGATATTACCAAGAAAGAAAGCCGAGATCATGGTTCCTATGGAGATGTTTGCAATAACCAGTTAGCTCATAGGCTAGGTGACATCATAGACAATTCCAGGAGAATTTTTAATAGA TGTAAAAATGTTGGTGATGAAAGCCATGAAGAAATAATGAAGGCATTAACAGAGTTACAAAGT GCTATGAAAACATATCATGCCTACCAATCAGATAGTAAGTCAGCAGAAGCCAAACTTAAAACTGTAGAAACACAGAAGGCAAAGTTAGAACAACAATTAGCTGGCAAGAACGCTACCAGTAATAGGAAACTTAAGTCATTtaacagacagacagaaaaG aGAGAAACCAAATATATGGATAATAAGAAAAAAGCTTTAAAGGCTAGGAATGATTATTTGTTAGGTATTGAAAGTGCTAATGCGTCCATCAACAGATATTTTGCAGATGATTGCTCTGACCTTATGGAT tgTATGGACTTTGGATACCATAATTCTGTTCGATGTTCAATGTTGGTATATCAGTCATGTCATAAAAATTTAGCCAAGGGACATAACAATGCTTGTGAGGTGGTCAATAAGTGTGTGGGTGACTTAGACGCACAATCTGATAAACAAAGATTTATAGAACTTTACAACTCTGCTTTCATGCTTccaaaaaagtttgaatttcaaccataTCGTGGAGATGAG GTTCAACAAGTTAGTGCTCAGAAATCAGTTCAGGATGATATATTACAACGATACCATGCAATTGGTGATAGGTTACGAGATTTACGTCTGGAAAATGATGAG GTTTGGAAAACTTTGGAAGAGACTGAGAAGTCATTGAATGATAAAATCAACATTAAAGACTATGATGTCTCAACTTTCTTCCTGGAGGAAAACCATCCTCCAAAGTCTCCACATGAAGCTGCCAAAAGAAGGGGGGATAGAATAGAATTAGAGGGGTTTTATTTAGAA aaatttcataGATATACATTAAGTTGCAATCAAATTGCTAGATTACAGGCCAAGTACAGTGCAATACAGAAAGCTCTCGGTGATAACTTGTCTACTAACTCTGG TAGTCGACCACCTTCACTACCCCCTAAGCCAAAAAAGAGAAGAATTGGTCGATCACAGATGGTAGGACAGCCAAAACTATTTGGTGGAAGTCTGGAAGAATATATAGAG GCTACCAGTATGGATATTCCTCTTGTTATTAGAAGTTGTGTTCGGGCAATTAATCTTTATG ggATGCATCATCAAGGCATTTTCCGTATATCTGGTGCTCAAGTAGAAATTAATGAATTTAAAGCGGAATTTGAAAAAG GAGATGATCCTTTGGTAGATGTAGACCCCAGTGACATTAACTCTGTGGCTGGTGTACTCAAGTTATACTTCAGAGAATTACGAGAACCTTTATTTCCTTTACGCCTCTTTGAGGAACTCATATGTTGTAGTC AATTACAAGAACAACAAAGGATAGAAAAGATAAAGGAATTACTAGCTACTCTACCTAGATGTATTATAATTGTTATgagatatttgttttcattcctCAATCA TTTATCAGAATACTCAGATGAAAACATGATGGATGCCTATAACTTGGCTATATGTTTTGGACCAACTCTGTTACCCATCCCACCAGACAGGGACCAGGTGTCATTTCAAAGTAATGTCCATGAAGTTGTAAAGACTATGATAGTCCACCAAGAAGATCTATTCTCTGGTGATGATACTGGGGGAATGATGTATGAGAAATGTATTCTGGAAGACAG gGATGTAGCAGATGATACAGAGGGAGAACAGTCATCTATACATAGTGATGAGGAGGACGAAGATGATG attCAGAGATCTTTGAAGCCATATCATTATATGATTTTGATGGACGTACAGATAGAGAATTGTCATTTAAGAAAGGACGAtctttacttttatataataaagtgtCTCAAGATTGGTGGGAAGGTGTATGTGAGGGGAAAGAAGGTCTCATAcctgataaatatatacatataaaacattt aCCAGAAGACAAAAGATCCTTATTAGATGAAGATAAAATGAGCATGTCTTCTAGTACGATAAGAAGTACTAAATCTGAGGACTCCAAATCAATGGAGAGATCACAAAGTGTTCCTACACCTAAAGAAAGTAGTCCTTCAATAGCTTCTGTTTCATCAAGTTCTTCATCACAAACTTCTAAGTCTGTAGAATCAAAAGATACTTCTTCATCAAGTGATTCAGTGTCATTCTCTGTTGATGTCCCGTCTCCAGCGCCGGCTCCAGCTACGACCCCTGACGACAAGATAGAATCAAGTGTTCAAACCACAGAGACTGTCAACACAGTTTCATTATGTAATAGTGACACAACTGTGCTGGAAGATAAAAAAGCAACGGAAAAAACTATTGCAgtagaaaaaataacagaagAATTGACCGCTGATATAGACAATGCTTTGGCTGAAGTCGTTTCTGGATTACATATGCTGGAGATGCAACAGATTAATGATAAAAGACTGAGTCTACCAAACGTTAAAGTTAACAAACAATCTGCAAAACATACACCTGACTTAGTGCTAGATCTCCCTGAGGGATCAAACTCCTCACCATCTGGTGATGGTAGTGAACCAGACAGTCCTACGAGTACTGCTGATacttttgcaaaatcaaatcaaGGAACTCTAAAGAAGGCTAATTCAATGCCAAGGACTTTAACTGGAGACAGGTTTTATACACCGTCGGGACAAGATGTGTTGCTAGAAACAAGTTTTATGTCTCAGCAACCATTGTTATCCACGTTCCATGTCAAATCTCAACAGGGACGTAAAAGTGCTCCAGAATCGCCAAGACCTACTACTGAATCAATCATGTCAATGAGTGTTTCATCGATATCATCGATATCATCTTCAGCAGTACCAGTTCCCCCTGTATCCCTTCCTACATCTTACTCACCATCTACTGCTCATACAACTCATCAGGCAACTCCACCTCCAGTGGCTGAAAAGCCTAAACTACCACCGAAAGTCAAACCACCTGTCATGAAGAAACCAAATCCAGCAGATCCGCATAGAAAATTTTCACTTCCCACTTCAATGACACCGAACCCTGATGATTCTCAACCTCAGTCATAG